A DNA window from Carnobacterium funditum DSM 5970 contains the following coding sequences:
- the tyrS gene encoding tyrosine--tRNA ligase — MTIIDELIWRDAINQQTDEEGLNKLIKSKQISLYCGVDPTGDSMHIGHLIPFMILKRFQLAGHRPVILIGGATGTIGDPSGKSEERVLQTMEQVQDNVRKLSAQMVRLFDAGGSNGIKMVNNYDWTKDLSLLDFLRDYGKSFNVNTMLAKDIVASRLETGISFTEFTYQILQSMDFLHLYQHEDVQLQIGGADQWGNITAGLEFIRKQEGAEAQAYGLTIPLMLKADGTKFGKTAGGAVWLDPEKTTPYEFYQFWLNQDDRDIVKYLKYFTFLTKEEIDALAEKVTTEPHKREAQKTLAREMTLFVHGENALTDAEKITAALFSGDVKSLTANQIEEGFKNMPTFEAPKEERNIVEWLVDVVGIESSRRQAREDITNGALSMNGEKIASVDLIVTPENSFDERFILIRRGKKKYFLIRLV, encoded by the coding sequence ATGACAATTATTGATGAACTAATATGGCGCGATGCCATTAACCAACAGACCGATGAAGAAGGTCTGAATAAGTTAATTAAAAGCAAACAAATTTCTTTATACTGCGGTGTTGACCCTACTGGAGACAGCATGCATATTGGTCATCTGATTCCATTTATGATTTTGAAACGATTCCAACTAGCTGGACATCGTCCGGTCATATTAATTGGTGGAGCAACCGGTACGATTGGCGATCCAAGTGGAAAATCAGAAGAACGTGTCCTACAAACGATGGAACAAGTCCAAGATAATGTTAGAAAACTTAGTGCACAAATGGTTCGACTTTTTGATGCAGGTGGAAGTAATGGGATTAAAATGGTTAATAATTATGACTGGACTAAAGATTTGAGTTTGCTCGACTTTTTACGTGATTATGGTAAAAGTTTTAACGTCAATACAATGTTAGCAAAAGATATTGTAGCTAGCCGTTTAGAAACTGGGATTTCCTTTACCGAATTCACCTACCAAATTCTACAATCGATGGATTTCTTACACTTGTACCAACATGAAGATGTACAATTACAAATCGGTGGAGCTGACCAGTGGGGAAATATTACAGCTGGTCTAGAATTTATTCGCAAACAAGAAGGCGCAGAAGCTCAAGCATACGGTCTGACTATCCCTTTGATGTTAAAAGCTGATGGAACAAAATTTGGGAAAACAGCTGGCGGTGCCGTCTGGTTAGACCCTGAAAAGACAACCCCATATGAGTTTTATCAATTTTGGCTAAATCAAGACGATCGTGACATTGTAAAATATTTGAAATACTTTACTTTCTTAACCAAAGAAGAAATTGATGCTTTAGCTGAAAAAGTAACAACTGAACCTCACAAGCGAGAAGCACAAAAAACACTCGCACGTGAAATGACTTTATTTGTTCACGGCGAAAATGCTTTAACTGATGCTGAAAAGATTACAGCAGCTCTTTTTTCTGGTGATGTAAAAAGTTTGACAGCTAATCAAATTGAAGAAGGCTTTAAAAACATGCCCACCTTTGAAGCTCCTAAAGAAGAGCGAAATATCGTTGAATGGTTAGTTGATGTGGTTGGCATTGAATCTTCTAGAAGACAAGCACGTGAAGACATTACCAACGGCGCTCTTTCAATGAATGGTGAAAAAATTGCGAGTGTCGATCTTATTGTTACTCCTGAAAATTCATTCGATGAACGGTTTATTTTAATTCGTCGAGGCAAGAAAAAATATTTTCTAATAAGATTAGTTTAA
- a CDS encoding GNAT family N-acetyltransferase: MIQLKSVTTPEDIQLVVQLAKEIWTEHYTSIIGAPQVHYMLTNLQSKEALLKDLKQGKEYIFVESNHIAIGYVSYELIPDQLFLSKLYLKKSERGKGTGRFIMNYLKEIARENKKDAIVLTVNKNNPTSIAAYKKFGFLLLKEQLVDIGDGYVMDDYVFHYPISH; encoded by the coding sequence GTGATTCAACTTAAATCCGTTACAACACCAGAAGACATTCAACTAGTTGTCCAATTAGCTAAAGAAATATGGACTGAGCATTACACTTCTATTATAGGAGCCCCACAAGTTCATTATATGCTTACCAACTTACAGTCTAAAGAAGCCCTTTTAAAAGACTTGAAGCAGGGCAAAGAATATATTTTTGTCGAATCAAATCATATCGCTATTGGATATGTTAGTTATGAATTAATACCTGATCAACTTTTTCTTAGTAAGTTGTATCTGAAAAAAAGTGAACGCGGTAAAGGTACTGGACGTTTTATTATGAATTACTTAAAGGAAATCGCTCGAGAAAATAAAAAAGATGCGATTGTTTTAACAGTTAATAAAAATAATCCTACTAGTATCGCTGCTTATAAAAAATTCGGATTTCTTTTACTAAAAGAACAACTAGTTGATATTGGGGACGGTTATGTTATGGATGATTATGTTTTTCACTATCCCATCTCTCATTAA
- a CDS encoding amidase, whose protein sequence is MKIDRENDGLASAKRLHENKTTPFELVEDAFKQIEIENPKWNAVIHSRKEKALQEALNKDFSNTLFGGLPILVKGLGQDIADEPSTSGSRLLKNHYAKQTSNFAKALEKAGFIVIGQTNTPEFGFKNITDPSLYGPTRNPWNRDCTPGGSSGGAAASIVSAMVQISGASDGGGSIRIPAAFSGLVGLKPTRGRTPIGPGSGRGWQGASISFALTKSIRDTAAMMDVLQTVQELAAFQTPLFEVGYLNTLQKTASKKFKIAYSLASPVHGPVSLDAKKSVMMTVDWLRQQGYEVVECTPDIDGVALMQSYYTMNAGETAAMMENLEKSLQRALTINDMELMTWTLYNTGKSISAATYSNSLTAWDTAAETMAHFHETYDLYLTPTTADTAPLIDAKLQTDEQIEQMKHVTELTASEQQTLVWDMFAASLAITPFTQQANLTGQPAISLPVYLTKKGLPLGIQFTAPKGKEDWLLSIGYEMEQAGLFI, encoded by the coding sequence ATGAAAATAGATCGAGAAAATGATGGATTAGCTAGTGCCAAAAGATTACACGAGAATAAAACAACTCCTTTTGAATTAGTAGAAGACGCCTTTAAACAAATTGAGATCGAGAACCCAAAATGGAATGCCGTTATCCATTCTCGCAAAGAAAAAGCATTACAAGAAGCCCTAAATAAAGATTTTTCCAATACCTTATTCGGTGGTTTGCCTATTCTAGTCAAAGGCCTGGGCCAAGATATCGCTGATGAACCCAGCACCTCTGGATCGCGACTTTTAAAAAATCATTATGCTAAACAAACTAGTAACTTTGCAAAAGCACTAGAAAAAGCTGGGTTCATTGTTATTGGTCAAACCAATACACCTGAATTCGGGTTTAAGAATATCACAGATCCTAGTTTGTATGGACCGACACGTAACCCTTGGAATAGGGATTGCACACCCGGTGGTTCAAGTGGGGGCGCTGCTGCTAGCATTGTTTCAGCTATGGTTCAAATCTCAGGAGCTAGTGACGGAGGCGGTTCTATTCGGATACCTGCAGCTTTTTCAGGGCTTGTTGGTTTAAAACCTACTCGTGGAAGAACACCAATTGGTCCTGGTTCTGGTCGTGGCTGGCAAGGTGCCTCTATCAGTTTTGCATTAACCAAATCCATCCGTGATACAGCTGCCATGATGGACGTGTTACAAACGGTTCAAGAACTTGCTGCTTTCCAAACGCCTCTTTTTGAGGTTGGTTACCTAAATACTTTACAAAAAACTGCTTCAAAAAAGTTTAAAATCGCTTATTCACTAGCTTCTCCTGTTCATGGACCGGTCAGTTTAGATGCTAAAAAAAGCGTCATGATGACGGTTGATTGGTTGCGCCAACAAGGCTACGAAGTTGTGGAATGTACTCCTGATATAGACGGAGTTGCTTTAATGCAAAGTTATTACACTATGAATGCAGGAGAAACGGCTGCCATGATGGAAAACTTAGAGAAGTCTCTCCAAAGAGCCTTAACCATCAACGACATGGAATTGATGACTTGGACCTTATACAATACAGGGAAATCTATTTCTGCTGCTACCTACTCCAATAGTTTAACTGCTTGGGATACTGCTGCAGAAACGATGGCACACTTTCATGAGACTTATGATTTATATTTAACGCCTACTACTGCTGATACAGCACCCTTGATTGATGCTAAATTACAAACTGATGAACAGATTGAACAGATGAAGCACGTTACTGAGCTTACAGCATCAGAACAACAAACTCTCGTTTGGGATATGTTTGCAGCAAGTTTAGCTATTACTCCCTTTACACAACAAGCTAATTTAACGGGGCAACCAGCTATTAGTTTACCCGTTTATTTGACTAAAAAGGGTCTACCGTTAGGAATCCAGTTCACTGCTCCCAAGGGCAAAGAAGACTGGCTGCTATCAATAGGATATGAAATGGAACAGGCAGGATTATTTATTTAG
- a CDS encoding SDR family oxidoreductase, whose product MNVLVVGANGQIGKMVVEKLQESKQHEVRAMVRKEEQVADFESKGITAKLADLEGSVADIQLTMEGVDAVVFSAGSGGSTGYDKTIMIDLDGAAKTIEAAEKAGVKRFIMVSSIASNHREKWSDDMKPYMAAKHYADQMLEKSDLDYTIFRPGMLKDEPGTGKIQLGKETAIESIPREDVASTIVSALDHSNISRQAFDLISGNTEIKEALNQIG is encoded by the coding sequence ATGAATGTATTAGTTGTCGGTGCAAATGGTCAAATTGGGAAAATGGTAGTAGAAAAGCTACAAGAAAGTAAACAACATGAAGTTCGAGCAATGGTTCGAAAAGAAGAACAAGTAGCAGATTTTGAAAGCAAGGGAATAACAGCCAAACTTGCTGATTTAGAAGGTTCTGTGGCTGATATACAGCTTACAATGGAAGGGGTAGATGCGGTTGTTTTTTCAGCTGGTTCAGGTGGCTCTACCGGTTACGATAAAACAATTATGATTGACCTAGACGGTGCTGCAAAAACAATAGAAGCTGCTGAAAAAGCAGGAGTTAAACGCTTTATAATGGTTAGTTCGATTGCATCGAATCACCGTGAAAAGTGGAGTGATGACATGAAACCTTACATGGCGGCTAAACATTATGCTGACCAAATGCTAGAAAAAAGTGATTTAGATTACACTATTTTTCGGCCGGGCATGTTGAAAGATGAGCCTGGAACAGGCAAAATCCAACTTGGAAAAGAAACAGCTATTGAATCTATTCCTAGAGAAGATGTAGCGAGCACAATTGTTTCAGCTTTAGATCATTCAAATATAAGTCGTCAAGCATTTGATTTAATTTCAGGTAATACAGAAATCAAAGAAGCTTTAAATCAAATAGGATAA
- a CDS encoding amidohydrolase, which translates to MRDKLMATLDARREEMIEIRRYLHAYPELSYQEEETAAYIAAFYQDKAATLETNVGGNGVVVTITGGKFGETLALRADFDALPVEEETGLPFASKNKGVMHACGHDAHTAYLMVLAECLIELKDEIPGTIKIVHQHAEEVPPGGAKYMMESGVLNDVDHIIGIHVMPDYPVGIVAYRSGAAMAGGAKFKIAIRGIGGHASTPHKSNDAIVAGSYFVTALQTVISRRLNPFEVGTVTVGSFEGKGAFNVIKDAVIIEGDMRYMKEATFELLNSEVARLAKGLEEMFAVQTTMTVEEGCPSVFNDPELTSSVVDYLENGLDDYLKEVVETPMQMANEDFAYYSQKIPSCFFFVGCQPKGKKTYYDNHHPKFDVDEDTIMVAAKAVGDVVCGYFALD; encoded by the coding sequence ATGAGAGATAAATTAATGGCTACGCTAGATGCACGAAGAGAAGAAATGATTGAAATTCGTAGATATTTACATGCATATCCAGAATTATCTTACCAAGAAGAAGAAACAGCGGCTTACATAGCAGCTTTCTACCAAGATAAAGCAGCAACTTTAGAAACGAATGTAGGTGGAAATGGAGTTGTTGTAACCATCACTGGAGGAAAGTTTGGAGAGACTTTAGCTTTGAGAGCTGATTTTGATGCTTTACCGGTTGAAGAAGAAACGGGTCTACCGTTTGCATCAAAAAATAAAGGTGTGATGCATGCATGTGGACATGATGCCCACACAGCTTATCTTATGGTATTAGCGGAGTGCTTGATTGAATTAAAAGACGAAATTCCAGGGACGATAAAAATTGTTCACCAACATGCTGAAGAAGTCCCTCCTGGTGGTGCTAAATATATGATGGAGTCTGGTGTTTTGAATGATGTAGATCATATTATTGGGATTCATGTGATGCCTGATTATCCAGTTGGTATCGTCGCTTATCGAAGCGGAGCAGCTATGGCTGGAGGGGCAAAGTTTAAAATCGCTATTCGAGGAATAGGCGGGCATGCTTCAACACCACATAAATCGAATGATGCCATTGTAGCCGGATCTTATTTTGTAACGGCACTCCAAACAGTCATCAGTCGACGGTTAAATCCTTTTGAAGTTGGTACGGTAACGGTAGGCTCATTTGAGGGTAAAGGAGCCTTTAACGTGATTAAAGATGCTGTTATAATAGAGGGTGATATGCGTTATATGAAAGAAGCTACTTTTGAACTATTAAACAGTGAGGTAGCACGTTTAGCAAAGGGTTTAGAAGAAATGTTTGCTGTTCAAACGACTATGACCGTTGAAGAAGGATGTCCGTCAGTGTTCAATGATCCTGAACTAACCAGTAGTGTAGTAGATTATCTGGAGAATGGACTTGATGACTATTTAAAAGAAGTGGTTGAAACTCCGATGCAAATGGCAAATGAGGATTTTGCTTATTATTCTCAAAAAATACCTAGTTGTTTTTTCTTCGTAGGTTGTCAACCAAAAGGAAAGAAAACCTATTATGATAACCATCACCCTAAATTTGATGTAGATGAAGATACAATTATGGTTGCTGCAAAAGCAGTAGGTGATGTAGTATGTGGTTATTTTGCATTAGACTAG
- a CDS encoding sodium ion-translocating decarboxylase subunit beta, whose product MIEAIKEILINSGFANLSYKQAIMIGIACTFLYLAIKKGYEPYLLIPIAFGMLLVNLPIGGLMAQPIDGNNGGLLYYLYQGTNLGIYPPLIFLCLGAATDFGPLIANPKTLLLGGAAQIGIFIAFFGALAMGMTGPEAASVGIIGGADGPTAIFLTSQLAPHLLSSIALAAYSYMALVPIIQPPIIKLLTTKKEREIKMEQLRPVSQKEKIVFPIVVTIFVILLLPSSAPLIGMLMLGNLIKESGRVPNITDMLQNSLMYIITVFLGITVGAKAEAELFLSVQTAKIIILGLLAFAIGTAGGVLMGKLMCKMTKGKVNPMIGAAGVSAVPMAARVVQKEGVKANPANFLLMHAMGPNVAGVIGSAVAAGVLLQFFG is encoded by the coding sequence ATGATTGAAGCAATAAAAGAAATACTGATAAATTCAGGATTTGCTAACTTATCATATAAACAGGCTATTATGATTGGAATTGCTTGTACATTTCTATATTTAGCTATAAAAAAAGGGTATGAGCCCTATTTATTGATTCCGATTGCTTTTGGGATGTTATTAGTAAATTTACCAATAGGAGGATTGATGGCACAACCTATTGATGGCAACAATGGTGGGTTATTGTATTATTTGTATCAAGGAACCAATCTTGGTATCTATCCACCGTTAATCTTTCTTTGTTTAGGGGCAGCAACCGATTTTGGACCATTGATTGCGAATCCAAAGACTTTATTGCTTGGAGGTGCGGCTCAGATTGGAATATTTATTGCTTTTTTTGGAGCATTAGCTATGGGGATGACAGGTCCAGAAGCGGCTTCTGTAGGAATTATTGGGGGAGCAGATGGACCAACAGCTATTTTTTTAACAAGCCAATTGGCTCCACATTTACTTTCAAGTATTGCCTTAGCGGCTTATTCTTACATGGCACTTGTTCCAATTATTCAGCCACCAATTATTAAGTTACTAACGACTAAAAAAGAACGAGAGATAAAAATGGAGCAGTTAAGACCAGTATCACAAAAAGAAAAAATTGTTTTTCCGATAGTTGTTACTATTTTTGTTATCTTACTATTGCCTTCATCAGCTCCCTTGATTGGTATGTTAATGTTGGGGAATCTAATTAAAGAAAGTGGGAGAGTCCCTAATATTACTGATATGCTTCAAAATTCTTTGATGTACATCATTACTGTATTTTTAGGGATTACGGTTGGAGCAAAAGCTGAAGCAGAGTTATTCTTATCCGTTCAAACAGCTAAAATTATTATTTTAGGACTGCTTGCTTTTGCAATTGGGACTGCAGGGGGAGTGTTGATGGGCAAGCTAATGTGTAAAATGACAAAGGGTAAAGTTAATCCAATGATTGGTGCAGCAGGAGTATCAGCAGTGCCTATGGCCGCACGAGTTGTTCAAAAAGAAGGAGTAAAAGCTAATCCTGCAAACTTTTTATTGATGCATGCGATGGGACCCAATGTTGCAGGTGTAATTGGGTCCGCAGTAGCCGCAGGTGTTTTATTGCAATTCTTTGGTTAA
- a CDS encoding biotin/lipoyl-containing protein: MKTYEITVNNKVYQVSVAEVDEASVKHNKSKDEEITPKNEFSQQERVASAVSNGIDVKAPMPGTIIHVLVQLGETIKAGQVLCVLEAMKMENEIVAPEDGTVQEVMVSKGTAVEAGASLVRL, encoded by the coding sequence ATGAAAACTTATGAAATTACAGTAAATAATAAAGTTTACCAAGTTTCAGTAGCAGAAGTTGATGAAGCGAGTGTTAAACATAATAAAAGTAAAGATGAAGAAATTACTCCCAAAAATGAGTTTAGTCAACAAGAACGAGTTGCATCTGCAGTTTCAAATGGAATTGACGTAAAAGCACCGATGCCAGGGACGATTATTCATGTGCTTGTTCAGTTGGGGGAGACTATAAAAGCTGGGCAAGTCTTATGTGTTCTAGAAGCAATGAAGATGGAAAATGAAATTGTAGCACCTGAAGATGGGACAGTACAAGAAGTTATGGTATCAAAAGGTACCGCAGTCGAGGCAGGTGCTAGTTTAGTCAGACTATAA
- a CDS encoding OadG family protein: MTSISLLEGINISITSIVMVFLVLFGLQLILISFKYIFKEENSINKEKVVLPIKKDPLEEDEETKTVAALTALVLANEDQQDKYYQVTSIKRIR; the protein is encoded by the coding sequence ATGACTAGTATTAGTTTATTAGAAGGCATCAATATATCCATTACATCTATTGTGATGGTCTTTCTCGTACTTTTTGGACTGCAGCTGATTTTAATTTCATTTAAATATATTTTTAAGGAAGAAAACTCTATAAATAAAGAAAAAGTCGTTCTTCCAATAAAAAAAGATCCTTTAGAAGAAGATGAAGAAACAAAAACAGTAGCAGCTTTGACAGCTTTAGTTTTAGCAAATGAAGATCAGCAAGATAAATATTATCAAGTAACCTCCATAAAACGAATAAGATAA
- a CDS encoding oxaloacetate decarboxylase subunit alpha produces MKEVKFTETVLRDAHQSLMATRMRTEEMLPILEKMDAVGYHAVECWGGATFDASIRFLNEDPWERLREIKKRMTHTPLQMLLRGQNLLGYRHYADDIVDKFIEKTIENGIDIIRVFDALNDSRNMEACVKSIKKYGGHVQLTICYTISPVHTINYYKELTKRLDELGADSVCIKDMAGILTPYVVKELIPALKEVTSLPIEVHTHATSGISEMTYLTAVQVGADIIDTAISPFSGGTSQPATESLSIVLTELGYDTHLKKEILEEIADYFKPIKDHYLKEMILDPKMMTVDPKALIYQVPGGMLSNLYSQLKQAKAQERYEEVLREVPKVREDLGFPPLVTPMSQMIGTQAVFNVLSGERYKMIPNEIKDYVRGLYGTPPAPISESMKQKIIGDEKVITGRPADLLEPEFEKQKNEISHIAKTDEDVLIYAMFPQLGEKFLKDKYQPKQLPTKEVIKINAIM; encoded by the coding sequence ATAAAAGAAGTTAAGTTTACAGAAACGGTTTTAAGAGATGCTCATCAGAGTCTGATGGCTACACGTATGAGAACAGAGGAAATGTTGCCTATTTTAGAAAAAATGGATGCTGTAGGTTACCACGCTGTTGAATGTTGGGGAGGGGCAACATTTGATGCATCGATACGTTTTTTAAATGAAGACCCTTGGGAACGTTTGAGAGAAATCAAGAAAAGAATGACACATACACCGCTGCAGATGCTATTGCGTGGTCAAAATCTTTTGGGTTATCGTCATTATGCAGATGATATTGTAGATAAGTTTATTGAGAAGACAATTGAGAATGGGATAGATATTATCCGAGTTTTTGATGCTTTAAATGATAGTAGAAATATGGAAGCGTGCGTAAAATCTATCAAAAAATATGGAGGACATGTGCAGTTAACAATTTGCTATACGATTAGTCCAGTTCATACAATTAATTATTATAAAGAACTAACTAAAAGGTTGGACGAATTAGGAGCAGATTCGGTTTGCATTAAAGATATGGCCGGTATTTTGACACCTTATGTGGTGAAAGAATTGATTCCAGCTCTTAAAGAGGTAACTTCTTTGCCTATAGAAGTGCATACACACGCAACAAGTGGTATATCAGAAATGACTTACTTAACAGCTGTTCAAGTAGGAGCAGATATTATTGATACCGCAATTTCCCCTTTTTCAGGAGGAACCAGTCAGCCAGCCACGGAATCTTTAAGTATTGTTTTAACAGAATTAGGTTACGATACCCATTTAAAAAAAGAAATCTTAGAAGAAATTGCCGATTATTTTAAACCAATCAAAGACCATTATTTAAAAGAAATGATTTTAGATCCTAAGATGATGACAGTTGATCCAAAGGCTTTAATTTATCAAGTCCCAGGCGGTATGTTATCTAATCTTTACTCACAATTAAAACAAGCAAAAGCACAAGAGCGGTATGAAGAAGTTTTGCGTGAAGTACCAAAAGTGCGAGAAGACCTAGGTTTCCCTCCGCTTGTGACACCAATGAGCCAAATGATTGGGACACAGGCGGTGTTTAACGTCTTATCTGGCGAACGTTATAAAATGATTCCAAATGAGATTAAAGATTATGTTCGTGGCCTGTATGGTACTCCACCAGCGCCTATTAGTGAATCAATGAAACAAAAAATAATTGGCGACGAAAAAGTCATTACAGGAAGGCCAGCAGATTTATTGGAACCTGAGTTTGAAAAGCAAAAAAATGAAATAAGCCATATCGCTAAGACGGATGAGGATGTTTTAATTTATGCGATGTTTCCTCAATTAGGCGAAAAATTTTTAAAGGACAAGTATCAACCTAAACAATTACCAACCAAGGAAGTTATTAAAATTAACGCTATCATGTAA
- a CDS encoding Gfo/Idh/MocA family protein, whose protein sequence is MRIGIIGLGDIAQKAYLPVLSEKEGIELVLCTRNQEKLERLAKKYRLSEYVQTVEELIDLKIDAVLICTPSATHFELTKKLLENGIPVYIDKPIAMNLKETKQIVQLAIEKELIAMVGFNRRFAPMVAALKNEGKADMVVIQKNRYILPGDKRDFIVQDFIHVVDTLRFLMDTEVVDLNVQYLEKDGLLYNVIIQLIGKECTAIGIMNRNNGITEEVIEYMTAGNKLVINDLVKTTQFSNDTKTFIDFNGWEPTLVKRGFYQIIDHFIECVDLNKQPNPSISDSLITHEICEEIYERVTRH, encoded by the coding sequence ATGAGAATCGGAATTATTGGGTTAGGAGATATTGCTCAAAAGGCTTATTTACCTGTTCTTAGTGAAAAAGAAGGAATTGAACTTGTCCTTTGTACACGCAATCAGGAGAAATTAGAGCGACTTGCAAAAAAATATCGTCTTTCAGAATATGTACAAACAGTTGAGGAACTAATTGATCTAAAGATTGATGCTGTTTTAATTTGCACTCCTTCTGCTACTCATTTTGAACTAACTAAAAAATTATTAGAGAATGGTATACCTGTTTATATCGATAAACCCATTGCAATGAATTTGAAAGAAACAAAACAAATCGTTCAATTAGCCATAGAAAAAGAATTGATTGCGATGGTTGGGTTCAATAGGAGATTTGCTCCGATGGTTGCGGCTTTAAAAAATGAAGGAAAAGCTGATATGGTTGTAATACAAAAAAACAGGTATATTCTTCCTGGTGATAAAAGAGACTTTATTGTACAAGACTTTATTCATGTCGTGGATACATTGCGTTTCCTAATGGATACAGAAGTAGTTGATCTAAACGTCCAATACCTAGAAAAAGACGGCTTACTTTATAACGTCATTATTCAATTAATTGGAAAAGAATGCACAGCTATTGGTATTATGAATCGAAATAACGGCATAACAGAAGAGGTTATCGAATACATGACTGCTGGAAACAAGTTAGTTATTAACGATCTTGTTAAAACGACTCAGTTTTCAAATGATACTAAAACGTTCATCGATTTCAATGGTTGGGAACCAACTTTGGTAAAACGAGGATTTTATCAAATTATAGACCATTTTATTGAATGTGTGGATTTGAATAAACAACCTAATCCATCTATTTCTGATTCTCTTATTACCCACGAGATTTGCGAAGAAATCTATGAGAGAGTTACAAGACATTAA
- a CDS encoding NAD(P)H-dependent oxidoreductase: protein MKTLIIISHPEIKESSSQQYLLHSIPDDQDVTIHHLEGIYSNTPIDVANEQKLLAAHDRIIFQFPLYWYSSPALLKQWQDEVLTDDFAYGKKGNQLQNKEFALVLLIGAAKTDYQAGGKELYSIDELTKPFQAMAHKTGMKFLKIFAVHQFVYMTEEEKMTLLIDYQLFLTHGTELSLFSREKWLLNQLEKTNVTSLGIENEEKLQYVIEMIEENRETIDDLKLLIDDMN from the coding sequence GTGAAAACATTAATTATTATTTCTCATCCTGAAATTAAAGAATCAAGTAGCCAACAATATTTACTTCATTCAATTCCTGATGATCAAGATGTAACGATTCATCATTTAGAGGGAATCTATTCGAATACCCCTATTGATGTTGCTAATGAACAAAAATTATTAGCTGCACATGATCGAATTATTTTTCAATTTCCACTTTACTGGTATAGTTCGCCAGCATTGCTTAAACAATGGCAAGATGAAGTATTAACAGATGATTTTGCATACGGTAAAAAAGGCAATCAACTACAAAACAAAGAATTTGCACTCGTTTTATTAATAGGGGCTGCAAAAACAGATTACCAAGCTGGTGGAAAAGAATTATACAGTATAGACGAATTGACAAAACCTTTTCAAGCAATGGCTCATAAAACCGGGATGAAGTTTCTTAAAATATTTGCTGTTCATCAGTTTGTTTATATGACTGAAGAAGAAAAGATGACTCTACTGATTGACTATCAACTATTTTTGACACATGGTACTGAACTAAGTTTATTTTCCCGCGAAAAATGGCTATTAAATCAACTAGAAAAAACGAATGTAACTTCTTTAGGGATAGAAAACGAAGAAAAATTACAATATGTAATTGAAATGATAGAAGAGAATAGAGAAACAATCGATGATTTAAAACTTTTAATAGATGATATGAATTAG